The sequence GGAGTTCCTCGGGGCCGAGTTGGAGGCGCAGATCCATCTGCTGCATCCTGTGCATGAGGAAAAGGACCAGCACGCACACACCAATCTGCATTGGGAAATCCGCGCCGATGCCGTCCGCGCCCGCAATGCCGATGGCGGAGGCTCACTCCCGCGCATTCCGCCTTTCCACCTCACCAATGCCCTCGTCTTCGAGCGTGGCGGCCTCACTGCAAGGCTGGAGGGCATCTACGCCGCACCGCAGCACCGCACCGCCGCCGCAGAGCTGCCCACCGACAGCTACTTTTTGCTGAATGCCTCCCTGAACTACCGCTTCCAGCTTCAAGGCACCACCTGCGACCTCTTTGTGAAAGGGGTGAACCTCACCGACACCGTCGCCCGTGAGCACACCAGCTTCCTCAAAGATCAACTCCCCCTCGCTGGCCGTGGAGTCATGCTAGGGATGAAGCTAGCCTTCTGATCTGTCAGGAGTGCGATGGGGGCATTGATGCAATGGTCGTGGATAGCTCAGGCTGGACTGCGTACGCAATTCGACGAACACATCACCTACCGTTCCCTCGTCCTTCTTTTGGTTGTTGCATTCGCGGCGCTTACCTTCGGTTTTTTATCCAAAAAAGCCGCCGATGAAATGAAATCCGGCAACCAAACCATCGAGACCAAAATCACCGAATCGCAGATCACGGAGAAGAAGGGTGAAAAGTAGTTTAGACGGCAGGATGACCTCAGTTTTGTATTTGAGGGCACTTACATCAGCTACTCCAGGCATCCGAAAGCGTTTCTGCCTGTTCCAACACGAGATCAATCGCCGCTTTCTCCAGGTCTGGCGGATATTTGTAACGGCGCAGCAGACGGCGAACCAAAATCCGCAGCCTCGCCCGCACGCTGTCTCGCACTTGCCAGTCCACTGTGGTGCTCTTGCGGAGTTGCTCGGTCAGTTCCGTGGCTAACTTCTTCAAGGTGGCGTCGCCAAGCTCTCGCACGGCGCTTTCGTTTTCGGCCAGTGCCATATAAAAAGCTACCTCATCGGGATTTAGCCCCAGCTCCTTATTGCGCTCTAGCTCGGCAGCGAAGTCCTTTGCCATCTGGATCATCTCTTCGATCACCTGCGCCGTTTGGATGGCGCGGCTGTTGTATTTTCGCAGTGTCTCCAGTAGTCGGTCACCGTACTTTTTCTCCTGCACCACGTTGGTTCTGGTGTGGGCTTTGATTTCATCGCGCAGCAGTTTCTCCAGCAGTTCGACCGCCAGATTCCGTGCTGGGGTATGGCGCAGGTCATCGAGAAAATTGTCCGACAGCAGGCCGATGTTCGGCTTATCGATCCCTGCCAGCGAGAACACATCCGCCACGCCTTCGGCCACCACAGCGTTATCGAGGATCTGCTTCAGGGCGGAGTTCTTCTCTTCTTCGGTGCGCTTGCGGTCCACCGTGGTGTATTTCACGATGGCACCACGGATAGCGGTAAAGAAAGCGATCTCCTTCCGCACTTCTGCCGCTTCATCCAGCGTGCTGCATAGGGAGTAGGCCTTGGTGATGTTCGCCATCACATCGAGGAAGCGCTTCTTCCCGTTTTCCAATCCCAGCACATGGTTGGCCGCAGGCACCAGCAGTTTCATGGCTTCCGTTTCATATTTCCGATAGTCAAAGGCGTGAAAGAGGCCGCGCAGCTGATCCATGCACTCCATCAGCTTCGCCAGCGCTTCACCGGAGCGCAGCGTGGGCTGGCCTTTGCCCTTGGCTTCGGTGTAGGTCTTGAGTGCAGCTTTCAGTGCCGCAGCAATGCCGATGTAGTCCACCACCAGCCCGCCTTGCTTGTCTTTGAAGACACGGTTCACGCGGGCGATAGCCTGCATGAGGTTGTGCGCCTCCATCGGCTTGTCGATATACATCGTGTGGCAGCATGGGGCGTCAAAGCCGGTCAGCCACATGTCACGCACGATCACCAGCTTGAGTGGATCGGCGGGGTCTTTGAAGCGGCGCTCCAGCGTCTTCTTTTGTGCCTTGGTAAAGACGTGATCTTGAATCGCTGCACGATCTGTGGCCGTGCCGGTCATCACGATGCGGATGGCTCCATCGTCCGGGTTGTAGCCGCTGGTCTTGCCATCCTTTGTTAATTTCGTTCCTGCCCATGCGGGGCGCAGTGCGATGATCTTGTCGAAAAGCTCCACACAGATGTCGCGGCTCATGCACACGATCATCGCCTTGCCTTCAATGGCGGAGGTTCGCGTTTCGTAGTGCGCCACCAGATCGGCGGCTACTTGCTTGAGGCGCGGTTCCGCACCCACCAGCTTCGCCAGCTCGGCCCACTTGCTCTTGGTCTGCTCGCGGGCGGCCACGTCCTCCTCGTCCTCGATGACCTCTTCCACTTCCTTGTTCAGCTCATCGATCTCCGCACGGTTGATGTTCAGTCGTGCCAGACGGCTCTCGTAGTAGATCGGCACCGTCGCACCATCATCTACGGCGTCTTGGATGTCATAGATGCTTACATGGCCGCCAAAGACCGCCTGCGTGTCCCGGTCCTCCGCCGAGATCGGCGTGCCGGTGAAGCCGATGAAGCTCGCTTCCGGCAGCGCATCCCGCATGTGCTTGGCATAGCCAAAGACATACTTCTTGCCGATCACTTCCTTGGTCTGCTTATCCTTCACGTCCACCAGCCGGGCACTCAGACCATATTGCGTGCGGTGCGCCTCGTCGGAGATCACCACCACATTGCCACGCTCGCAGAGCTTCGGGTGCCTCTGCTCGCCCTCCAGCAGGGAAAACTTCTGCACCGTGGTAAAGATGATCCCGCCCGCCTGCCGGGCCGCCAGCTTCTCACGGAGGTCATCGCGGCTCTCCGCCTGCTCGGGGGACTGCTTGAGCAGCTCCTGGGCACTGGCGAACTGCTGGTAAAGCTGCCCGTCCAGGTCGTTGCGGTCTGTCACCACCACCAGCGTGGGATTGTTCATCTCTGGCTGCTGGATCAGCATCCCGGCGTAGCAGACCATGGAGATGCTCTTGCCGCTGCCCTGCGTCTGCCAGAAGACGCCCGCCTTCTTGGAGCCCGGCACCACCTCCTTGCCATACACGGCCCGTTCCTCGCGGATCACACCATCCTTGTCCCGATGCGCCGCGATCAAGGTCACGCGCACCGCTTCCCGCACCCCGTGGAACTGATGGTAGCCCGCGATCTTCTTGGTGATCTTGTCGCCGTTCTGCTCAAAGAGCACAAAGAACCGGACGTAGCACAGGAACAGCTCCGGGTTGAAGAACCCGCGCACCAGCACCTCCAGCTCGTATTGCAGCTTCGGGCGGTCGTTCTCGTTGCTGATGGCCTTCCAGGGCATGAACCACTCCTTCGTCGCCGTCAGTGATCCCACCCGCGCGGTGATGCCATCGCTGGCGATGAGCGCCTGGTTGTAGATGAATAGGTCGCTGATCTCCTCCTTGTAGGTTTGCAGTTGGTCATAGGCATCCCAGAGGTCCACCTGTGCATTGCCCAGGTTCTTGAGTTCCAGGACGGAAAGCGGCAGCCCGTTGACAAAGACCACAATGTCCGGCCTGCGTGGCTGCTTGGTGCCCGTCACGGTGAACTGACTCGCCACCAGGAAGTCGTTTGCCCGCCACTCATGGAAATCAATCACCCGCACATACTCCACCACCTTCTTGTCCCCTTGGGCGAACTCCACCCGCACGCCATCCAGCAGCAGCTTGTGAAAGGCCCGGTTCCTCTGGATCAGCGAGGGATGATCCAGCGTGCAGACGCTATGCGCCGCATCCTCGATGGCGCTGGCGGGGATGCCTGGATTTAGCCGTGCCATCGCTGCCACCAGCCGCTTCCTCAGCACCACTTGGTCGTAGCCCGTCCTCTCCGGGATGGCCGCATCCGGCGACATGTCCGAGCTATTGAGGTAGCTCCAGCCAGTATCCTGAAACCATTCCAGGCAGAGGGATTCGAGTTGGGCTTCGGTGGTCATTCCTTGGGTGGTTTGGGTTTCTTGGGGCGAGGCAGCTTTTTCAGCTCCGTCACCGCTTTCTCAAAGTCAAAGTCCACGGCTCGGGGCTGGGAATCCATCAGCGAGCGATAGCGTTCGTATTCCAGCTCCGCTTTCATCTTCGCTTGCTCGGCAGAGATCTTGCCGGCGTGGCTTAGCAGTTCGTGCTCGGAGAGTTTGAGGAACTCGTCCAGCTTGGTGATCCAGTCCCGCATCGTCATCACCTTGCGTTGCAGCGCCCGCAGCTCGGCAAATTCGATGTAGGCCATCACGATCCGGTTCAGCGTGTCGAGTTCCTGGCCATCGAGATAATTCTTGGCGATGGATACGTCCTCCTTGCGGATGATGCCGCCGGGGCGCGTTGTCTGCAGGCCCATGAAGGGCAGCGCAGCATCCGCCCGGGTATGGATCACCTCCGCCGCCGTTTGCCCGTGCGCCGCCCAGTGCATCTTGTTCTGCACAGTGGCGAAGAACTGCTGGGACATCTCCGTGTTCGGCGTGTAGTCCACACTCGTCGCGTAAATATCCAACACCTTCTGGTAAAAGCGCCGTTCCGAGGAGCGGATGTCGCGGATGCGCTCCAGTTGCTCGTCGAAGTAATCCTTCTGCCCCTTGCCCGGCGGATTCTTGAGCCGCTCGTCGTCCATGGTGAAGCCCTTCACCAGATACTCGTTCAAGCGCCCGATGGCCCACTGGCGGAACTGCGTGCCCCGGTGGCTGCGCACCCGGAAGCCGACGGCCAGAATGGCATCCAGATTGTAGTGTTCGATCTCCCGCGTCACCTCCCGTTTGCCCTCGGTTCGAACTATCCGGAATTTCCGGATAGTTGCCTCCCGGCGCAATTCTCCCTCGTCGAAAATGTTCACCAGATGCTCGTTGATCGTCCGCACGTCCTTGTCGAAAAGCTCCCCGATGAGCGCCTGCGTCAGCCAGAGCGTCTCGTTTTCAAAGCGACACTGCACCCGCGTGCGGCCATCCTCCGTCTGGTAGAGGATGATTTCGGAGTTGGGCAAAGGTTCATCGCTCATGGGTTCTTCTCCCTCCAGGTTGTATATGGATGTCCTGCTTACACGTTGCCTCCGCCACGCTCAACTCCCCACTCAGCAGCTTCGGCAAAAGCGTGTCCCGCAGGTCGGCGAGGGTCCGGGATTGATGGGCAATTTGCTCTCGTTGCAGAAAAAGCGGCTGAACGAGCTCATCAAAGCGATTAGCCACGGATATTGGAGGCACGACAAGCTGGATAGCCTTCAGGCTGGTCGTCGGGCGCGAGATGGCGGGAACTCCTGTGGTGCTGGTATTGGCAAGAAGAGCTGCCTCCCCCTGCGATGAACTGAAGAACAAGTAAGCAGCCCAAGGGCTAAGCTTCTCTCGATCTACGGCGAGAAACATCTGGCTTTGAGATACAACATACCGGGGATAGCGTGCACTCATTGGAATGATGCCAACTTGTCCGAGAGTGCCGCGATGAGTGAACACAATATCCAGGGGACGAGCGACGGATGCCTTCAGGTCGTCGGCCTTGGCGTCCGTCAAAAATACAAAGTTATCATCCACAAAGCCATTGGTCAGGTTTCCTCCTCGAACTACGGGGACACCATCTGGAACAAAGTTATCTCGAGTGATTCGCGAACCGAACGGCCCCATCGCGATTCGTGACGCAACTTCACCCACTTGAGCTACGCGCCACCCCTTCGGGATTGAGCCGAGTTCGGAGTCTTGGAATGTGGCGGGGAAGAGATCGGGCGGCAGGCCAGGGGAGTTGAACCCCTCGCCTGCGGCGTTGGCCTTCACGGGATCAAAGTCCACGAACCAGCTCTGGAACAGCGCCCGCGCCATCGCCTCCAGCGTCGTATTCATCCGCCGGTTCAGCTCGATCTTGTCGTCCAGCGCCCCCAACACTCTCGCGATGCCTTTTTGCTCGGCGAGGGGTGGGAGACAAACGTGGAACGCCTTCGCCTCTGGGTAGTAAATCGTCTGGTGCGTCGTGCCGCTGGCGAAGCGCCACAGCGCCTCCGTTTCGGCAAGCAGAACATATTTCAAATAGTGAGGCTCGATCTTTGGGCCGCAGACCCAGTTCACGAAATCTTGGCTCGTGGCCATCGGGCACCCCATGACCACGACATAGCCAACGGAAGCGGTGCGAGAGAGACAAACCGTGTTGGCTGGAAGCAAACGTGCCGACGAGTTCTCGAGGCCGAGCTGGCTGACATGCTGGTTAGTGTCGAACAGAGTGCGTCCGTGATTTTCGGTTGCGTCCTTGATGCCGATCCACGGAATACCCCCATTCCAGTACTCGGTATGTTTTCGGCTGGGTGTGTGCCGCTTTCGAGCTGCGCAATGCTGCTCAGCGAAGTCCATTTCCAACCAATGGGTGGTTTAAGGTCAGGGCATCCAACTGACAGAGCTACTCGACCGGGAATCACCCCAGTCGTCGCTTCACGGCCTCCAGTGCGACCTGTTCCGAAGTCCCCTTCTTCACCCGCCATACCCAAGCCCTCCTTCCGTAGCCCCAAAGGGGCGAAATATACCAGCCCAGGGCAACGCCCTGGGTTCGGTGGCAAAAAACATTTTGAGCCCTGAAGGGGCGAAACAACGGTTGCGCCGCCCCGTCAGGGCTCTGCGAAATGACGACGCATACCCAGGGCGTTGCCCTGGGCTGGTATGGGCCGCGCCGTTGGCGCTGAAGACGGGCGGCGTTCCGCCAGCGAGAGCGTTGGCTCCAAAACTACAAGCCATACCCCAGCCCTCCCAGGTTCGCTTCGATGAGCTTTTCCAGCTTCGCCGACTCCTTGAACTGCGCACGCAACTCCGCCACGAGGCGCGGCATCTTTTCGGCAAAGGGCTCGCCGGTGTCCTCCACCTCCTCGGCTCCGACGTAGCGGCCGGGGGTGAGCACGTGGCCGTGCTTGGCGATGTCTTTCGTCTTCACCGAGGCGCAGAAGCCGGGGTGTCCGTGTAGCCTTTCCCGCGCTTCCAGGCGCGGAAGGTGTCGGTGATCTTGGCGGTGTCCTCCGGTTTGAAGTCCCGCAACACACGATCCTTCATGTAGCCGAGCTTGCGGGCATCAATGAAGAGCGTCTCGCCCCGGCGGTCGCGGAAGTCGCTGCGCTTTTTCTTGTTCTTGGTGAGGAACCAAACACAGGCCGGAATCTGCGTGTTCGTGAAGAGCTGGCCGGGCAGAGCGAGCATGCACTCGACCAGATCCGCCTCGATGAGCTTCTGCCGAATCTCGCCTTCGCCGGATTGGTTGGAGGACATGCTGCCATTGGCCAGCAGCAGGGCCATGCTGCCGTTCGGGCCCAGGTGATGGAGCATGTGCTGCACCCAGGCGAAGTTGGCATTGCCCTGCGGTGGGGTGCCGTAGTGCCAGCGGGCATCGGCTTCCAGGCTCTTGTCCCACCACTCGCTGATGTTGAAGGGCGGATTCGCCATGACGTAGTCCGCCCGCAGGTCCGGGTGTTGGTCATTGGTAAAACTGTTGGCGGGTTCCTTGCCGAAATTGAAGTCGATGCCGCGAATGGCCATGTTCATGGCGGCGAGACGCCAGGTGGTGGGATTGCTCTCCTGCCCATAGACGGAGAGCTGGCCCAGCTTCCCGCCGTGCTCCTCCACGAACTTCTCACTCTGCACAAAGAAGCCGCCGCTGCCCATGGCGGGGTCATACACGCGACCGGAATACGGCTCCAACATCTCCACGATGAGGGAGACGATGGACTTCGGCGTGAAGTATTGCCCGCCTTTCTTCCCCTCTGCCAAAGCGAACTCGCCGAGGAAGTATTCATACACATGCCCCAGGATGTCCTTCGCGTGCAGGTTGGCATGTTGAAAGGGGATGGTGGAGATGAGGTCCACCAGCCCGGCGAGCGCAGCGGGGTCGATCTGATGCTGCGTGAAGCGCTTATCGAGCACGCCTTTCAATTTAGGGTTCTCCTTCTCGATGGCCTCCAGAGCGTCATCGATCAGCTTCGCCAGTGTGGTGAACTTGTATTTCGAGGTCTTGCCATTCCGCACCTCCATGTTCGTGCCATTGGCGATGCGGGCATTCGTCTTGATGGTGTTCCACCGTGCTAGACCGGGCACCCAGAAGACATTCTCCTCGGTGTAGTAGTCCCGCTCCTCTAGCTCTAGGCGGATGTTTTCCTCCAGCTCGGCGGCGTCATCGAAACCAGCAGGATCGAGGTAATTCGCATGGTCCTTGTCCCGGAACTGGGCGGTCAGCTCCTCCTGCCGCATCTCGAAGGCATCCGAGACATACTTCAGGAAGATCAGGCCTAGCACGACATGCTTATACACGGCGGC is a genomic window of Verrucomicrobiaceae bacterium containing:
- a CDS encoding type I restriction endonuclease subunit R → MTTEAQLESLCLEWFQDTGWSYLNSSDMSPDAAIPERTGYDQVVLRKRLVAAMARLNPGIPASAIEDAAHSVCTLDHPSLIQRNRAFHKLLLDGVRVEFAQGDKKVVEYVRVIDFHEWRANDFLVASQFTVTGTKQPRRPDIVVFVNGLPLSVLELKNLGNAQVDLWDAYDQLQTYKEEISDLFIYNQALIASDGITARVGSLTATKEWFMPWKAISNENDRPKLQYELEVLVRGFFNPELFLCYVRFFVLFEQNGDKITKKIAGYHQFHGVREAVRVTLIAAHRDKDGVIREERAVYGKEVVPGSKKAGVFWQTQGSGKSISMVCYAGMLIQQPEMNNPTLVVVTDRNDLDGQLYQQFASAQELLKQSPEQAESRDDLREKLAARQAGGIIFTTVQKFSLLEGEQRHPKLCERGNVVVISDEAHRTQYGLSARLVDVKDKQTKEVIGKKYVFGYAKHMRDALPEASFIGFTGTPISAEDRDTQAVFGGHVSIYDIQDAVDDGATVPIYYESRLARLNINRAEIDELNKEVEEVIEDEEDVAAREQTKSKWAELAKLVGAEPRLKQVAADLVAHYETRTSAIEGKAMIVCMSRDICVELFDKIIALRPAWAGTKLTKDGKTSGYNPDDGAIRIVMTGTATDRAAIQDHVFTKAQKKTLERRFKDPADPLKLVIVRDMWLTGFDAPCCHTMYIDKPMEAHNLMQAIARVNRVFKDKQGGLVVDYIGIAAALKAALKTYTEAKGKGQPTLRSGEALAKLMECMDQLRGLFHAFDYRKYETEAMKLLVPAANHVLGLENGKKRFLDVMANITKAYSLCSTLDEAAEVRKEIAFFTAIRGAIVKYTTVDRKRTEEEKNSALKQILDNAVVAEGVADVFSLAGIDKPNIGLLSDNFLDDLRHTPARNLAVELLEKLLRDEIKAHTRTNVVQEKKYGDRLLETLRKYNSRAIQTAQVIEEMIQMAKDFAAELERNKELGLNPDEVAFYMALAENESAVRELGDATLKKLATELTEQLRKSTTVDWQVRDSVRARLRILVRRLLRRYKYPPDLEKAAIDLVLEQAETLSDAWSS
- a CDS encoding virulence RhuM family protein — translated: MSDEPLPNSEIILYQTEDGRTRVQCRFENETLWLTQALIGELFDKDVRTINEHLVNIFDEGELRREATIRKFRIVRTEGKREVTREIEHYNLDAILAVGFRVRSHRGTQFRQWAIGRLNEYLVKGFTMDDERLKNPPGKGQKDYFDEQLERIRDIRSSERRFYQKVLDIYATSVDYTPNTEMSQQFFATVQNKMHWAAHGQTAAEVIHTRADAALPFMGLQTTRPGGIIRKEDVSIAKNYLDGQELDTLNRIVMAYIEFAELRALQRKVMTMRDWITKLDEFLKLSEHELLSHAGKISAEQAKMKAELEYERYRSLMDSQPRAVDFDFEKAVTELKKLPRPKKPKPPKE
- a CDS encoding restriction endonuclease subunit S, producing the protein MDFAEQHCAARKRHTPSRKHTEYWNGGIPWIGIKDATENHGRTLFDTNQHVSQLGLENSSARLLPANTVCLSRTASVGYVVVMGCPMATSQDFVNWVCGPKIEPHYLKYVLLAETEALWRFASGTTHQTIYYPEAKAFHVCLPPLAEQKGIARVLGALDDKIELNRRMNTTLEAMARALFQSWFVDFDPVKANAAGEGFNSPGLPPDLFPATFQDSELGSIPKGWRVAQVGEVASRIAMGPFGSRITRDNFVPDGVPVVRGGNLTNGFVDDNFVFLTDAKADDLKASVARPLDIVFTHRGTLGQVGIIPMSARYPRYVVSQSQMFLAVDREKLSPWAAYLFFSSSQGEAALLANTSTTGVPAISRPTTSLKAIQLVVPPISVANRFDELVQPLFLQREQIAHQSRTLADLRDTLLPKLLSGELSVAEATCKQDIHIQPGGRRTHER